In Crinalium epipsammum PCC 9333, the following are encoded in one genomic region:
- a CDS encoding homocysteine biosynthesis protein, which translates to MRTIAEINDKITRNCAVVWTVEELKARVAEIGVTQAAKQVDVITTGTFEPMESSGAIINLGHTDPPIKIRSCWLDGVSAYAGFGAVDLYLGATQVVEYSSTGEVLDLRTTNGTAREQRGGGHVIEDLIAGKSVQLRAIGQVTDCYPRASFDTTISRDTINQFYLYNPRNLYQNFIVGVNGGDRPLFTYLGPLQPRLGNAVYSNTGAISPLLNDPDLNLIGIGTRIFLGGGIGYVAWEGTQHFPLQKRLPNHTPVGPAATVALMGDAKQMDRKWVRGCYFKNYGPSLMLGVGVPLPVLQEEVVARCAVKDQDIVAPVVDFSIPRRVRPTFGLVSYAQLKSGRITIEGKPVRAAPLASMYLSNQVARELKQWIEAGTFTLTEAVAHLPMDRSFLPQDRWGSAIALE; encoded by the coding sequence ATGCGTACAATAGCTGAAATTAATGATAAGATTACCCGCAACTGTGCAGTAGTTTGGACAGTAGAAGAATTAAAAGCGCGGGTAGCAGAAATTGGTGTAACTCAGGCGGCAAAGCAAGTAGATGTAATTACTACAGGCACATTTGAGCCAATGGAGTCATCAGGAGCAATTATTAACCTGGGACACACTGACCCACCAATCAAAATTCGCTCCTGTTGGTTGGATGGTGTTTCTGCTTATGCAGGTTTTGGAGCGGTAGATTTGTATTTAGGGGCAACTCAAGTAGTTGAATATTCTAGTACAGGTGAAGTGCTAGATCTTCGCACAACAAATGGAACAGCTAGAGAGCAACGTGGTGGCGGTCATGTAATCGAAGATTTAATTGCTGGTAAATCTGTACAATTACGAGCTATAGGACAGGTGACAGATTGTTATCCAAGAGCATCATTTGATACAACTATTAGCCGCGACACAATTAACCAGTTTTATTTATATAATCCCCGCAACCTCTACCAAAATTTTATTGTGGGTGTCAATGGAGGCGATCGCCCTCTATTTACCTATCTAGGTCCTTTACAACCAAGGTTAGGAAATGCTGTCTACTCCAACACAGGAGCCATTTCACCTCTACTCAACGATCCAGATCTTAACCTCATAGGTATTGGAACCCGCATCTTCTTAGGAGGCGGTATTGGCTATGTTGCTTGGGAAGGAACTCAGCACTTTCCTTTACAAAAACGCCTACCCAACCATACCCCAGTAGGACCCGCAGCAACTGTGGCACTTATGGGGGATGCTAAACAAATGGATCGTAAATGGGTACGCGGTTGCTACTTTAAAAATTACGGACCTTCCCTAATGTTGGGTGTAGGTGTGCCACTTCCTGTATTACAAGAAGAAGTTGTTGCCCGTTGTGCCGTCAAAGATCAGGATATAGTTGCACCAGTAGTAGATTTTTCTATCCCCAGGCGCGTCCGTCCGACTTTTGGTTTAGTAAGTTATGCCCAGCTTAAAAGTGGTCGAATTACGATTGAAGGCAAACCTGTACGCGCCGCACCATTAGCAAGTATGTATCTATCTAATCAAGTAGCGCGGGAATTAAAGCAATGGATCGAAGCAGGAACATTCACCCTAACCGAAGCAGTTGCTCATCTACCAATGGATAGATCTTTTTTACCTCAAGACCGATGGGGATCTGCGATCGCACTGGAATAA